The Flavobacteriaceae bacterium 3519-10 genome includes a window with the following:
- a CDS encoding Na+/H+-exchanging protein (Na+/H+ antiporter) — translation MQKYRNIIFYVTTLLFFSGIMYWFISMGRELDTPGANAGTFAPVSVWDSFVVSLGENLRHPLALLLLQIVAILLTARLFGWICVKMRQPSVIGEMIAGIALGPSFLGMHFPEFSGFLFPSESLGNLQFLSQIGLILFMYIVGMELDLKVLRKKAHDAVVISHASIIIPFTLGIGLSYYIYREFAPDNTSFISFALFIAIAMSITAFPVLARIVQERNLQKTKLGTVVITCAAADDITAWCILAAVIAIVKAGSFGSSLFVILMAVAYVFLMIKLVRPFVKRVAELQTGKGLMSRSVVAIFFLILIISSYITEVIGIHALFGAFMAGAIMPENTKFRNLFIEKIEDVALVLLLPLFFVFTGLRTQIGLLNDAHLWQTAGLIIAVAVTGKFIGSALTAKFLRISWRDSLTIGALMNTRGLMELIVLNIGYDLGVLSPEIFAMLVIMALVTTFMTGPALDLINFLFRKTPATPDEEDDAETSRYKVLLSFVEAESGSSLLRLADNLTHKMNGNKSITAMNFAPVNDLHTFAADDYEKQQFGDVLHTAHQLKTAVTTLFKVSNDMESDIISITKKGNYDLLLIMPGGSIFEGTLLGRLLGFTTNIINPGKLLDTVTGRANLFNLSPFDAATLSILDKTQTPVGIMIDRDFRSADKVFVPLFDLNDFYLLEYAKRLINNNDAQIVILDAGGQIRKNVEIRELIRSIEQMAPNHITLRADRSIEKAFLDSQDLMMISRRSWQTLVDSKSLWLSDVPSTLIVSHPV, via the coding sequence ACAGGAATATCATTTTTTATGTAACTACCCTTCTGTTTTTCTCGGGTATTATGTACTGGTTCATTTCAATGGGCAGGGAACTGGATACCCCGGGCGCCAATGCGGGAACTTTTGCACCGGTGTCAGTGTGGGACAGTTTTGTGGTCTCGCTGGGCGAAAACCTTCGTCATCCGCTTGCCCTGCTGCTGCTGCAGATTGTGGCCATACTGCTTACCGCCAGGTTATTTGGGTGGATCTGCGTGAAGATGCGCCAGCCCTCGGTGATTGGCGAAATGATCGCGGGCATTGCTTTGGGCCCGTCCTTTCTGGGCATGCATTTTCCGGAGTTTTCAGGATTTCTTTTCCCTTCAGAATCGCTGGGCAACCTGCAGTTCCTGAGTCAGATTGGCCTTATCCTATTCATGTATATCGTAGGGATGGAACTGGATCTGAAGGTTCTGAGAAAAAAAGCACACGATGCAGTGGTCATCAGCCATGCCAGCATCATTATACCGTTCACGCTTGGAATCGGGCTTTCCTACTATATTTACAGGGAATTCGCACCTGATAATACCTCCTTTATTTCCTTTGCGCTTTTTATTGCCATTGCCATGAGCATTACGGCTTTCCCCGTTCTGGCCCGGATTGTTCAGGAAAGAAACCTGCAGAAGACCAAGCTGGGTACCGTGGTCATTACCTGCGCCGCAGCAGATGACATTACCGCCTGGTGTATCCTGGCCGCGGTTATCGCCATTGTAAAGGCAGGATCTTTCGGCAGTTCGCTGTTCGTCATCCTCATGGCGGTAGCGTATGTGTTTCTCATGATAAAACTTGTGCGGCCTTTCGTAAAAAGGGTGGCAGAACTGCAAACGGGGAAGGGGCTTATGAGCAGGTCCGTTGTAGCCATTTTCTTCCTGATCCTGATTATTTCTTCGTATATAACCGAAGTGATCGGGATTCATGCCCTTTTTGGAGCATTTATGGCTGGTGCCATCATGCCCGAAAATACCAAATTCAGAAACCTTTTCATTGAGAAAATTGAAGATGTTGCACTGGTGCTCCTGCTGCCGCTGTTCTTTGTATTTACGGGGCTGCGGACGCAGATTGGCCTGCTGAATGACGCCCACCTTTGGCAGACTGCGGGCCTCATCATAGCCGTTGCGGTTACGGGTAAGTTTATCGGAAGCGCCCTGACGGCGAAATTCCTGAGGATCAGCTGGAGAGACAGCCTCACGATCGGCGCACTTATGAATACCCGGGGCCTCATGGAACTTATTGTGCTCAACATCGGCTACGATCTCGGCGTCCTCAGTCCGGAAATATTCGCGATGCTGGTGATCATGGCCCTGGTGACGACCTTTATGACCGGGCCGGCGCTGGACCTTATCAATTTCCTTTTCAGAAAAACACCCGCTACCCCCGATGAAGAGGACGATGCCGAGACCAGCCGCTACAAGGTGCTGCTGTCCTTTGTGGAGGCGGAAAGCGGAAGCAGCCTACTGAGGCTTGCAGATAACCTGACACACAAGATGAACGGTAACAAATCCATCACCGCCATGAATTTTGCGCCGGTAAACGACCTGCACACTTTTGCGGCGGATGATTATGAGAAGCAGCAGTTCGGGGACGTGCTGCACACCGCACACCAGCTCAAGACAGCAGTCACCACACTTTTTAAAGTATCGAATGACATGGAATCCGACATCATCAGCATTACCAAAAAAGGGAATTATGACCTGCTGCTGATTATGCCGGGGGGATCCATCTTCGAAGGTACACTGCTTGGGAGGCTGTTGGGCTTCACCACAAATATCATCAATCCCGGCAAGTTGCTGGATACCGTAACAGGCCGTGCCAACCTGTTCAACCTGTCACCTTTTGATGCCGCAACCCTGAGTATACTTGATAAAACCCAGACGCCGGTTGGGATTATGATCGACAGGGATTTTCGCAGTGCTGATAAGGTCTTTGTGCCGCTCTTTGACCTTAATGATTTTTATCTGCTTGAATATGCCAAAAGACTTATCAACAATAACGATGCGCAGATCGTTATCCTGGATGCCGGCGGCCAGATACGGAAAAACGTGGAAATACGCGAACTGATCCGGAGCATTGAACAGATGGCTCCTAACCATATCACTTTGCGCGCTGACCGCAGCATCGAAAAAGCGTTTCTCGATTCGCAGGACCTGATGATGATCAGCCGCCGAAGCTGGCAGACCCTCGTTGACAGTAAAAGTCTTTGGCTCTCCGATGTGCCCAGCACGCTGATTGTCTCGCATCCTGTGTAA
- a CDS encoding two-component sensor histidine kinase, giving the protein MKIKTKLISGVGLLFAFILLLAAMSIYYVNALKRDTNNILVANYNTLEYSRNMLLALEEIPKNKEAIGVFEKNLAQQKANVTESGEEERTSDLASHFSRLKLNPDDSVLASSIRNDIAELMRLNMDAIERKSSIAGATADRAVSWISAAGTLCFLIAFVLLVNLPGNIANPIKELTESIRQIANQNYKERVRFESNSEFGELARSFNTMAEKLEEYAESKLDKIIKGKKRIETLINNLHDPVIGIDENKKVLFANGEALKISGIKKEHFIGRQIQDVAVTNDLVRDLIKELIQPEVGKTKEPLKIFADGKESYFEKELIDIQVVPTGEKVSQLIGHVILLRNITPFKELDVAKTNFIGTVSHEFKTPISSMKMSIQLLENDHVGTLNTEQKELVENIKDDANRLLKITRELLNLTQVESGNIQLSQEPADPKELVRRAVEATKTPAEQKKMTVEATLPENVSQVLADEEKTVWILINLISNAIRYSYEGGTVKVKVSEEGDHVKFTVKDQGSGIPEQYLAKVFDRYFRVPGTQKEGTGLGLAISKEFIEAQGGTLRVESVWGSGSSFHFTLMRTCV; this is encoded by the coding sequence ATGAAAATTAAAACGAAACTCATCTCCGGCGTAGGCCTTTTGTTTGCCTTTATTTTATTACTTGCCGCGATGAGTATTTACTATGTAAATGCGCTGAAACGGGACACTAATAATATTCTTGTAGCCAATTACAACACGCTCGAGTATTCACGGAATATGCTTCTGGCATTGGAGGAAATTCCGAAAAACAAAGAGGCCATTGGTGTTTTTGAAAAAAACCTGGCTCAACAGAAAGCGAACGTAACAGAAAGCGGCGAAGAGGAACGAACTTCGGACCTCGCTTCCCACTTCAGCAGGTTAAAACTGAATCCAGATGATTCCGTGTTGGCTTCTTCCATCCGGAATGATATCGCGGAGCTGATGCGCCTTAATATGGATGCCATTGAACGCAAGAGCAGCATTGCCGGCGCTACCGCAGACCGAGCGGTGTCGTGGATCTCTGCAGCGGGCACGCTCTGTTTTCTGATTGCTTTTGTTTTGCTTGTTAACCTGCCGGGAAATATTGCCAACCCCATCAAGGAACTCACCGAAAGCATCAGACAGATCGCCAACCAGAACTACAAAGAGCGCGTACGGTTTGAAAGCAACAGCGAATTTGGCGAATTGGCCCGGTCGTTTAACACCATGGCTGAGAAACTGGAAGAGTACGCCGAGAGCAAACTCGATAAAATCATCAAAGGGAAAAAACGTATTGAAACCCTCATCAATAACCTGCACGATCCGGTGATCGGCATCGATGAAAATAAAAAAGTCCTGTTTGCCAACGGTGAAGCTTTAAAAATCTCAGGCATTAAAAAGGAGCATTTTATCGGCCGGCAGATTCAGGATGTGGCGGTAACCAATGATCTGGTCAGGGATCTCATAAAGGAACTCATTCAACCTGAAGTCGGGAAAACCAAAGAGCCCCTCAAAATTTTTGCGGACGGCAAGGAAAGTTATTTTGAAAAGGAACTGATCGACATTCAGGTAGTTCCTACCGGGGAAAAGGTTTCACAGTTGATCGGCCACGTGATCCTGCTGCGGAATATCACGCCTTTCAAGGAACTGGACGTGGCAAAAACCAATTTCATCGGCACCGTTTCCCACGAATTCAAGACCCCCATTTCATCGATGAAAATGAGTATTCAATTGCTCGAAAATGACCATGTTGGCACCTTAAATACTGAACAGAAAGAGCTGGTTGAGAACATAAAGGATGATGCAAACCGTCTTTTGAAAATTACCCGTGAACTGCTTAATCTCACGCAGGTTGAAAGCGGTAATATTCAGCTTTCTCAGGAACCGGCGGATCCGAAAGAATTGGTGCGCCGGGCGGTTGAGGCTACCAAAACACCGGCAGAACAGAAAAAAATGACTGTGGAAGCAACCCTTCCAGAAAATGTGTCCCAAGTGCTTGCTGACGAAGAAAAGACCGTATGGATTCTCATTAACCTTATTTCCAATGCCATCCGCTACTCTTATGAAGGCGGCACCGTAAAGGTGAAGGTGTCTGAAGAAGGAGATCATGTAAAATTTACGGTGAAAGACCAGGGTTCCGGAATTCCGGAGCAATACCTTGCAAAGGTTTTCGACCGGTATTTCAGGGTGCCCGGTACCCAAAAAGAAGGAACCGGTTTAGGCCTGGCGATCAGTAAGGAATTTATTGAGGCACAGGGCGGGACTTTGCGTGTTGAAAGCGTATGGGGTTCGGGATCCAGCTTTCATTTTACGTTAATGCGCACCTGTGTATAA
- a CDS encoding Osmosensitive K+ channel histidine kinase kdpD has product MFTMTEVSALAAYLPQPLWPSVFRITGKTRLLLHKKPTSPKKMDEERKTAEHFLQLIKKSRRGKFKLYIGMSAGVGKTFRMLQEAHTLLRSGIDVKIGYIETHRREETAALLEGLPLIPRRTLFYKGKELEEFDVQAVINLRPEVVIIDELAHTNIEGSKNQKRWQDVFEILDAGINVISAVNIQHIESLNDEIRNITGISVQERIPDSVVAQADEVVNIDLTADELIARLKEGKIYNAEKIEAALTNFFQSDHILQLRELALKEVATQVNRKVETEVLKPNTLKHERFLACISSNEKSAKTIIKKTARLANYYHSKWFVLYVQTPAENADKIALSKQRHLINNYKLATELGAEIISISHSSIPKAIISQVEEKKITTVCIGKPRLTLWNLIMATGTFPLLLKKLAAEKVDTVILS; this is encoded by the coding sequence TTGTTCACCATGACGGAAGTTTCAGCTCTGGCAGCTTATCTGCCACAACCGCTTTGGCCATCAGTTTTTAGGATAACAGGAAAAACACGTCTGCTGCTTCACAAAAAACCGACATCCCCAAAGAAAATGGACGAAGAAAGAAAAACCGCAGAACATTTTCTCCAGCTGATTAAAAAATCGCGGCGGGGAAAATTCAAACTGTACATCGGCATGAGCGCAGGTGTCGGGAAGACCTTCCGAATGCTGCAGGAAGCGCACACGCTGCTGCGCAGCGGTATTGATGTAAAAATCGGATATATCGAGACGCACCGCCGCGAAGAAACGGCAGCCCTACTGGAAGGACTGCCGCTTATTCCGCGGAGAACATTATTCTACAAAGGAAAAGAACTCGAGGAGTTTGATGTTCAGGCAGTCATTAACCTCCGGCCGGAAGTGGTGATCATTGATGAACTGGCGCATACCAACATTGAGGGCAGTAAAAACCAAAAACGATGGCAGGATGTTTTTGAGATTCTGGATGCGGGAATCAATGTGATTTCGGCGGTAAATATTCAGCATATCGAAAGCCTTAATGACGAAATAAGAAACATCACCGGAATTTCGGTACAGGAAAGAATCCCGGACAGCGTGGTGGCGCAGGCAGACGAAGTGGTGAACATTGACCTGACGGCAGATGAACTGATTGCCAGACTGAAGGAAGGAAAAATTTATAACGCCGAAAAAATCGAAGCGGCTTTAACCAACTTCTTCCAAAGCGACCATATCCTGCAGCTTCGGGAACTCGCCCTGAAAGAAGTGGCTACCCAGGTCAACAGAAAGGTAGAGACCGAGGTTTTGAAACCCAATACCTTAAAACACGAGCGCTTTCTGGCCTGCATCAGCAGCAACGAAAAATCGGCAAAAACCATCATCAAAAAAACGGCTAGACTCGCGAACTATTATCACAGCAAATGGTTTGTACTCTATGTGCAGACGCCTGCAGAAAATGCCGATAAAATTGCGTTAAGCAAACAGAGGCATCTGATTAATAATTATAAATTAGCGACTGAACTGGGCGCAGAAATCATAAGTATCTCCCATTCATCCATACCTAAAGCCATCATCAGTCAGGTTGAAGAGAAAAAGATAACCACCGTGTGTATCGGAAAACCGCGTTTAACCTTATGGAATCTAATCATGGCTACCGGTACCTTCCCCTTGCTTTTAAAAAAGCTGGCTGCCGAGAAAGTTGATACCGTTATACTGAGCTAG
- a CDS encoding Potassium-transporting ATPase C chain: MLLFRLSGLKSSISLSLYLFKKLPTMKKHILPAVKLTAVILIFFAVLYPLTVWGIAQLVPNNGKGDIIQHQGKKYYTNIGQSFTQDNYFSSRPSAVDYNAAGSGGSNKGPSNEEYLAEVQARIDTLLIMNPGMTKADIPVDMVTASGSGLDPHISVQAAKFQVKRIAKTRGIDPGKVEQLIVDHTDQPLMGLFGPEKINVLKLNIALDQLK, translated from the coding sequence GTGTTGTTGTTCCGTTTATCGGGATTAAAATCATCGATATCGTTGTCTCTTTATTTATTTAAAAAATTACCTACAATGAAAAAACACATTTTACCGGCCGTCAAGCTCACCGCGGTGATCCTCATCTTTTTTGCAGTCCTCTATCCTCTGACGGTTTGGGGAATTGCACAGCTCGTTCCGAATAACGGAAAGGGCGATATCATACAACATCAGGGGAAAAAATACTACACCAATATCGGCCAGTCTTTTACCCAGGATAATTACTTCAGTTCCCGTCCGTCAGCCGTCGACTATAACGCCGCCGGTTCCGGCGGAAGCAACAAAGGACCTTCCAATGAAGAATATCTCGCAGAAGTTCAGGCCCGTATTGACACTTTGTTAATCATGAATCCCGGAATGACAAAAGCGGATATTCCTGTGGACATGGTTACGGCAAGCGGAAGCGGTCTCGATCCGCATATTTCTGTCCAGGCAGCAAAATTTCAGGTAAAACGGATCGCAAAAACCAGAGGTATTGATCCCGGGAAAGTGGAACAGCTTATTGTGGATCATACCGATCAACCTTTAATGGGACTGTTCGGCCCGGAAAAAATCAATGTCCTGAAACTGAACATCGCGTTAGACCAATTAAAATAA